Genomic DNA from Setaria italica strain Yugu1 chromosome V, Setaria_italica_v2.0, whole genome shotgun sequence:
GCCACAACCTCACAGTTTATAGAAGAGCCAGACTTGTCGCACAAGCTTGGGCACCAGTCCAAGGCCCAGACATTTCCCCCAGCGAATAACATAAAATCAAAACTGCAAAAATTAAAGACATTTTGTCAGGGTTCAATCAAGATAGTTCTATAACATTACATGGATAATCAAGTATAGAGACAAGTGGAAGAGGGCAGCTGACTGATTTAAACAGCGTATTTAACTATTTATCCCCACAAATTTATGGCACTCTCAAACTTAAATTTAATGAAGTAAAAAGAGAAAAGGTGCAAAATGAAAAGAGATTAGAAGTATTATCATCAGAATACTATAGAATTTGCTACTATTGAAGATGAAGAGTTTCATGATTTCTGGAATGACTTCATGGTTCAGCTGCTCACAAGTCAGAATAGATCATAAGGTACTCTGCAGGATTGAACAAGATAATGTCCTGGACCAAGAGAGTATTTATCTAGAAATACTTCAACACAAAAAGGTTACTATTTAGTTGTGTTGTTAAACGCATGTGCCACAACAATGTGACCTATTCTAAACTACTGTttgcaggagggtggggagggcGGGTTTGCACCTGACTGTATTATCCTTCCGATCTTCCTGCTGTGTGATCTGTATTGATTTTGTTATATACCCAAGGGGAGAGAAAGTATCAGCTAAAATAATGCTTAACTCTTCCAACGTAAAACATAAATTGGGCTCAGAAGATAAATGCTACTACAGTTTACTTTCACTGACCTGGGGAACAGACACAGATGAAAACTGTGTTAAGGTTATACTGTGCATGTCATCTCTTGATGAAGTGGACTCGATGCCATTATTGAAACTTACATCTTTTGGCTCATAAGAGAAGTGCCTCCATTCTCTGAAGACAAAGAGATCAAATGAGTGGCAACTTAAATTTGCAAATATAATGTTACCAAACCAGAGATCTACCAAATAGGTCgtttaaaaaagaaaggagaaaacaGATGCAACCCCTGCATCCTTTTACATTTCAAAGAACTTGTGGCTGCAGAGGAAATCTAATTGGAGTAAGTAACATACAGACCTCTGACTAAACATATAATCATGTTTTTATTATGATAATTGAACGACGAAGAAACAATCAGCAGAACTAAGATGTTTTCATCATCTCCTAATTAACGGAGGGCCAAATATCACTACACCACTTTGGCTTGACCCAAAATGAAGTACTGACTAGCTGCACTTGGCGATAATAGAGTGACACCAAAACATGTCTTATCGCAGTTTCACAACTAGGTGCTCTCAGGGATGTATGCAATATCGTCATACGCTCAACAAAATTTTCTCGCATATGTATCAATTAACCAAAATAAAGCGGATGTATGCTTTATCATACACTCCAGTGCCCAAACTCCAATAATGAGTGCGCATCTTTTTTTGCGAATTTTACAAGAAGACCACAGTGGATTAGAACAGTTACAAATAGACATCTTCATACAGCATCAGCACTACAATACTATAAAATTCTGTCCAAGCCTATCTATGCAGAGCATCAGGACTACGATACTATAAAATTCTGTCCAGGCAACTCCGCTGCCGTCACGCCAATAACTGAAACTTTTCAATTCCATCGCACTGATTGAGTGTCGGAGGCTGGGAACAGAGGAAGCCAGGAGAGAGGTTTTCACCTGAGGAACGTTATTGAGGAGGCAAGCCGCTCGACTTCCGCTTCAGTGAAGTCTGGTTCGGGCTCCAAGTCGGCGAGCTCCGAGATGGCGCGCACCGCTCTTGAGAACCCATCTGCTGATTCGTCAAACAGGCACACCTCAACGCCATCCTTAGTAGTCCCCTCTCTATAttccggcgggggcggcgcctcCGTCGTCTCCGGAGGCAcggccatcgccggcgaggGGGGGAGCTGGGACTGGGAGGCTCGGGGTGGTAGCCGCAGAGGCGGTGGCAGGCGCGGCCGAAGAGGCTCCGGATGCTagctgcggaggcggcggcgccgccgaatAAGCTAGGGGTAGTTCCGGTGGAGGAAGAGGGCGTTGCGCCGGCGAGAGGTGGGCCGTAacgccgccgacgaggcggcTGGCGGCTGCTGGGGGTTATTGAGCAAACGAGGGAAAACAGGGTTCGACCCAAGGCCGAaagggaaggaggagggaggcgccgtgggtggtggtggacgAACAGGGCAGAATAATCGGGAGATGGGCCGAATAAACTTGTGGCCTACGAGAAATCCGGGTTTGCAATTGCAACTCATGGGCCCTAAGTTTGTAGGGCAATAAATGGGCCTGATATCGCATCGGGCTTAGGCAGGAGACCACGCACGCAGATATTTGATTATTTTCAGTGTTTCATCATCAATAATAAACAAGGTAATTTGACGTGGTCACAAGGATTTGAACCGTGGTGCAGTGGAGTTGTGCACATACAACTACACCACCACACCAAAGGTGATATTGTTTTCTTAAAAAGTAAGTAGATTTACAGGACAACACGTTGGAGAGTGGAAACACATATGACATGAAGGATGGAGGCACACATCATCTCAGAACAAGCGAAGAGCAGTCAACGGAAATCTACTGTCACGATCTCACCTACACGGCTACACCCAGCCAGGGAAAAGTAAAGCACGCACCATGATCCCGAGGGAATCTTGCCATTCCACCGTAGTGTCTTTCCGTCACCATCCATTGTCAGTTGTCTCACCATGAGCAAATGCTATCACagcgaaaaaaaataaaactgcaAATCTATCGGGCTGTAGCTGGGTAGATTCGGTTCgcacggccggcggcagcggcggggccgggcgcaGTCAAATCGCCTTCCCGAATTAGGTTCCGCGTCGACGCGATCGATCGCCCACCGGGGAACCAGGCCGGTACCATCGCTCGTGCGATCGTGCAATCAGATTGCACGCCCGGTACAACACCACCAACGCCCACCAGTCACGGTTTGGTGAAATGTGGCGCGCGCGGGTACACACCGCCACTGCCGCGCGGACGTTTCGCGCGCGCGTACGCCGCCGTGTGACTCGGCGCTAGTGCGCTGGCGCTGTCGCCGCTCGTGCCCGTGAAAAGCTGGTGCGGTGGTGCCCTGCGGGGCTGCGGCTGGCTGGTCACGTCTCGCCGGCCGGTCGGGTACGCGGGCGCAGCCAACGTGGGGGAGAGCAGAGGTCGCCCTGTGCCATCGGCTTGCATGAGTTACCCCCGGTCCGTTTACGCGAAGTGATACTGCCCGTGTCCGGCACGAGACGTGGCGACGGATGATCTCCGGGATCATATGATTCGCACTATTCTTCGGAGATCGCATCCATGCCTAGACAAGCACGTACGTGTCGTCTCACTGTGTTAGCTACTTAGCTTATCGGCTGCTCGGTCTAGACCGATTCAGAAGACGGCAATGCTTTGCTAGCTAGTATCATGTAAACTAGCGAGTGTGCGCGGTGATCACTGATTGATGATTCTTCCTGCAACCTCTCGAGAAAAGTTCACACTACTATCCTCTCGAAAAGAACCAGCTGATGATGTAAAACCATTTCCGTCGTCACTAAAGATTCTTCCGTTGGGCCTGCTGGAAAGTGCAGATCAGGTCGACATAGAAGTCGCCGTGGCTAGCTAGTCATGATCGACACTGCAGCTCCAAAATTTGCTTCTTGCAACTTGAGAGCACCTGACGCTTGGACACTTGCCGGAGGAGAGGAGCGTTTTTCAACCGTTCTTATCCTGATAATGATTCAAATGTCATGAGCACACGTGGAAAAAGTACGTGCACTTGGGTTTTACCTTCAGAGCTGTCACGGCCTACAGAGGACGACAGAGAGGACACAGGACAGCATATTAGATCGGGACTTTAGTTTGGTCCGCAGCAATAGGGGTGGGGATACATGTACACTGATGTATGGACCGTTTTGGTTTAATATATTGTCGTGGAATAATGAGTTTGCCGAATTCAGGCAGGTGACTTATTCCAGGAACATTTTGTTCGAAGTATGCCACATATTTTACTTTCTACGTACAAAGATATCAATTAATGTTTTATACCACCATGCGTGTGCGTGCTTGTATTATGTATACAAAGATATCAATTTCTGTTTTTTACCACCATGCATGTGCATGCTTGTAGTATGTACACGAGCATCTGCCTATTGTTCACCAAAGTTTATACAGTAAAATCAAAAGTATCAGTTATTTACAACGGAGGCAACACCATCTACCTCATGGTCATAGGGAACGTGAGATGAAGGCACGTTCCTCATTCCGGGAACGTTATTCCCGTTTCGGAAAAAGGGGACATTTTCGTTCCCACCCTGTAAAAATATTTCCTAAGTATCTTACCATGTTTCCCGATCCTGACTCCTGGATCCCATGGACCCGTGAATTTGGTGACTAGATCTACCCCGACGGCTGCCTCGTTGCCTCGTTGGTCGTTGCAGTGTCTTCCTTCGGAGACAGAACAAAACGTGCGCCCTTCCTCAGTCTGTGGTACTCCACCAGTCTGGTCTGATGCGGGCGCGCGGCTTGGTTGGCGAGAGGTCCATGATGCATCGAGGGAACAACGCGTTGGGAGGACGGCAGGACCGTGGTGTCCTGCGGAGGATCTAACGCTTGCGGTGGCCGCCGCCCCCACGACGCCCCCAGGGCACATGTGCCCTGGTTCCTTCCGCGGCTCCCACCACCCCGGCCACCAAGAAGAATCGGCATCTGTTTACGCCGTCGTACGTGCATGCGTGCAACACCCTGCCCCAGGCCCTGCCCATCGCGTACCACGCCGCCCCGGACCCTGCACCAAACACGTGGAGCATTTCCGCCTCTCTTTCCACTGAAAGGCGAGCGATCTCCAAAGACCAAAGCTTCCTTTCCACCTTTTTGTTTGTGGTTTTGGGCCACGAGGACGACCGCACTCCAACACCGAAGAATCTCTCCGTCTCCATCCGTCGCGGCATTTCTTTCTTTAATTCCTCCCACCTTTTTTTCAGAAGAGGCATCTGTTCCATGTTTCCATTTATGCCTGTAAAAAAATATCTTCTGAATGAACGGTGATCGCCGGTGAAGTGTGCAAAACAAAAGCTTCAGCCGGCGAAGACGTCTCCTCCTTATCTCACCCAAAATTCCAAATCCAACATGACACGACCAATTCCGATCAATTCTAGGAATCTATTACCATTCTAGATCTCTAGCTCAAGTGGAGGCGATGGACGGCTGACTAATCGTCCACAGCATCGGCTGCTCCCTGGTGCCAAGTGCCAGCGCACTCATCCCCCCGGCCGGGGCGGGTGGCCACGGAGTCATCGCTCACAATCGACATGCACTAGATTACAGGCGCGTGATATAATCTTAGCCCGCAATGCAATATTCCGTTTGAATACGGGAAAGATGACAGGCAAAGCTCAAGGACGAATCGTGATGGCACCAACAGTTTTTTATTCCCTTTCATCAGATTGGCGGGCTGTGCCCGCTCACACGTGCTCGCCGGCGCACGCGCACCGGTACCCCGCTCGCGAACGTGGCGGTCAGTCCCGGCGCGAACTTGGGCCGCCGGGAGCTCCGGTCGATCGCCTCGATGTCGAAGCTCCGGACCACGGCGAAGATAACGGCCTTCATCTCCACGAGGGCCAGCTCCTTGCCGATGcacacgcgcgcgccggcctGGAAGACGGGGTACCGGTACGGGCTCTCCGGGACGAACCGGCCGTTCCGGAGCCAGCGCTCGGGCCGGAACTCGCCGCAGTCGGGGCCCCACACGGACTCCATGCGGCCCATGGCGTAGGCGTGGTAGGTGACCCGGGTGCCCTTGGCGACGGCCGTCCCGTCCGGGAGcttgtcgtcgccggcggcgaactTGGAGTCGAACTGCACCGGCGGGAACAGCCGCATGCTCTCATACAGCGCGGCGTGcacgtagtgcatgtccttgagCTTGCTGAAGGTGGAGGCGGTGAGCCGGtcatcgtcgccgccgacgcgggCGACCTCGTcccggatggcggcggcgacctccgGGTGATCGGAGAGGAGCAGGAAGAAGGCGGTCAGCGCCGAGGCAACGGTGTCACGGCCGGCGAGCATGAAGCTGACGACGATGTCGCGGAGGTACTTGTCGTCGTTGATGGATCCCATGAAGCGCGAAAGGAGGTCGCTGCCcgaggccgcgccgccgagctTGCGACGCTGCCGGATGACCTCCTCGGCGAGCCTGTCGACAAGGCGCACCGCGTCCCGGAGCTTCCTTTCGTCCCCGTAGTTGAAGAAGCGCTTGAGCCTCCAGATGATCTGCATGGGCACGGTGGCGCGCCTGGCGGAGAGCGTGGAGGCAACGTCGAAAGCGTTCTCGAACGACGACACCGGCATCGAAAGCTCGAGGCAGCCGGGGTCGAGTCCGAAAGAGATCTTGCATATGCAGTCAAAGGCGAAGCGGCGGAACACGTCCTGCAGGTCGAGCACCTTGCCTTTGCCTCTGCCTTTTCCTTGCCGGGAGGCAGAGTGAAGCAGGGGGATGAGCCGACTCCGCAACTCGGAGGCCACGACACGCACGGCGAAAGCGCGCAGCGCCGGGGAGGCGAGCTCGGCCGCGGCGAGCTTCCGCTGGAAGAGCCACGCGTCCCCGTCGACGTTAAATATCCCGCGGCCGAGGAAGTCGGCGAGGATGGCCGAGAAGGGCGCGCCCTTGGGGTAGTTGTCGAAGCGGCCGCGCAGCATGTGGTCGACGGTGACCGGGTTGGCGGTGAGCACGTTCCGGAGGACGTGGACGTGCACGGTCtgcgccggcgacgagcgcaGCAGGTGCGCGTACCAGTCGCAGAGGTTGTCGAACTCGCCGGCCCACGACGCCGTCAGGTAGGCCTCGCAGACGTGGCACGCGCACCACCACGGCGGGCGCAGCCGCAGCACGGCCAGGAGGGCGGCGAGCGCCACCGTGCACGCCGCGGACACGAAGAGCACGGCGGCCACCTGCGGCTGCACCGAGGCCGCCAGGGCCCTCGCGGCTTCATGCAACGCTACCGCCCCGGGCTCGGCGGCCATGACGGCTCTTGGCGCGGTGCCTGCGTGCGTGGTGCGGTGGGCGCGCGCGCGCTTTCATACGCGGAGGGTGCGCGGTGTGAGCGCCGTGGCGTCCCCGGGGGAGGCCGTTTTATAGTACGGGGATGTCTCGTGTTAAGGATGGGTTTAGGGTGGTGCGCGTGCCCGATTGCGAGGGCTTTTGTTCTTGTACTTGGTGTTGCTGGTTTGACCTCTCACTCTCCCCGTTGCTTGCTTTTACGGGCCTTTAGTTCTCGGGCACGTTCGTTTTCCCTGCTCCTCTGTTTGCTCCATGTGTCGTGTTGGATGGAGGCTTGGTAGTAGTCGGCGAGTGGCTTGATCAGCTGAAAATTGGATCCCTGTGTTGGGGTTTGACCTCTCACTCTCCCCGTTGCTTGCTTTTACGGGCCTTTCGTTCTCGGGCACGTTCGTTTTCCCCGCTCCTCTGTTTGCTCCATGTGTCGTGTTGGATGGAGGCTTGGTAGTAGTCGGCGAGTGGCTTGATCAGCTGAAAATTGGATCCCAAGGATCGTCAAAACATAAACACCCTTCCGTCCACAGCGTAATAAATCATTTAAACTCACAAGTTTTACATCAAGTATAAGAGGCGCGGAGCCTTTCTAGCCTCGCGAGTTTCAAACTGAGAAGTAAAACTTAGTTACCCTCTAACGTCGTTAGCAGGTCTTAAGATTAACCTCGCAAGTTGCGCGTCGGCAGCAAGGAAAGCGGATCCCCTTTAACCTTGCACGTTGTATGAAAGCACCTCTAATAGTAAATCTCGTATCCTTGCATCACCT
This window encodes:
- the LOC101768819 gene encoding cytochrome P450 94C1, whose protein sequence is MAAEPGAVALHEAARALAASVQPQVAAVLFVSAACTVALAALLAVLRLRPPWWCACHVCEAYLTASWAGEFDNLCDWYAHLLRSSPAQTVHVHVLRNVLTANPVTVDHMLRGRFDNYPKGAPFSAILADFLGRGIFNVDGDAWLFQRKLAAAELASPALRAFAVRVVASELRSRLIPLLHSASRQGKGRGKGKVLDLQDVFRRFAFDCICKISFGLDPGCLELSMPVSSFENAFDVASTLSARRATVPMQIIWRLKRFFNYGDERKLRDAVRLVDRLAEEVIRQRRKLGGAASGSDLLSRFMGSINDDKYLRDIVVSFMLAGRDTVASALTAFFLLLSDHPEVAAAIRDEVARVGGDDDRLTASTFSKLKDMHYVHAALYESMRLFPPVQFDSKFAAGDDKLPDGTAVAKGTRVTYHAYAMGRMESVWGPDCGEFRPERWLRNGRFVPESPYRYPVFQAGARVCIGKELALVEMKAVIFAVVRSFDIEAIDRSSRRPKFAPGLTATFASGVPVRVRRRARVSGHSPPI